From Macaca fascicularis isolate 582-1 chromosome 14, T2T-MFA8v1.1, a single genomic window includes:
- the RIC3 gene encoding protein RIC-3 isoform X10 → MAYSTVQRVALASGLVLALSLLLPKAFLSRGKRQEPPPTPEGKLGRFPPMMHHHQVPTGGQTPGAHFQRSHLAEAFAKAKGSGGGAGGGGSGRGLMGQIIPIYGFGIFLYILYILFKLSKGKTTAEDGGKCSTATPGNTHRKITSFELAQLQEKLKETEAAMEKLINRVGPNGERLP, encoded by the exons ATGGCGTACTCCACAGTGCAGAGAGTTGCTCTGGCTTCTGGGCTTGTCCTGGCTCTGTCGCTGCTGCTGCCCAAGGCCTTCCTGTCCCGCGGGAAGCGGCAGGAGCCGCCGCCGACACCTGAAG GAAAATTGGGCCGATTTCCTCCTATGATGCATCATCACCAGGTACCCACAGGTGGCCAGACTCCTGGGGCTCATTTCCAGAGGTCTCACCTTGCAGAGGCATTTGCAAAGGCCAAAGGATCAGGCGGAGGTGCTGGAGGAGGAGGTAGTGGAAGAGGCCTGATGGGGCAGATTATTCCAATCTACggttttgggatttttttatatatactgtaCATTCTATTTAAG CTCTCAAAGGGGAAAACAACTGCAGAGGATGGTGGGAAATGCTCTACTGCCACACCTGGAAACACCCACAGGAAAATTA CCAGTTTTGAGCTTGCTCAACTgcaagaaaaactgaaagagacAGAAGCAGCCATGGAAAAATTAATCAACAGAGTGGGACCTAATGGTGAGAG